One window of Akkermansia biwaensis genomic DNA carries:
- a CDS encoding tetratricopeptide repeat protein: MQASTPPLKPLSSRTKWLIALCLCIAVLLLEFLTYHMAYRIGYDEGALHTPPVVIQKSDEKAFQTLSRFMADVFASRESLAGILDKREERLAWIRDPEVRSETAWGLTRELISRGGVEQALPTARELIEAGYADGKRQVWAPRADAVARALLAEHQYAAAYDYLKTAVDGYEKESMAAELVKALQTMSSIDQILNRNDQANGLLQRAVEASARLGSDSLAVKSRLLAAQGRLARAAGHIPESRAYFKEALVLFPREQGKTTGDLALASISMGEAMLEAGRKEEARELFLKGLTGSENASYLLNDCLNALRGLARISTEQGNYEEALAYLHQAEGAARGVLPADHAFWAGLYDQRGWVNIMRKAAPEARADFLKAVSNAAVSPMIAAQSREGLGKAWLDAGEGAKARENLRQSIQVRESNFSSDTLSLGRVYHSLGIASDMEGDREGALQAYSRAVDALLKCGDGPERKNLLVQSYLCKAYALCDGEQWQEAVDAFEAVLPLLEGEQRSENYKQLGRCYDELGMTAKADECWKESGFPRVRRSSPVRRTDGGRISSRR; the protein is encoded by the coding sequence ATGCAGGCGTCCACTCCTCCCCTGAAACCTCTTTCTTCACGCACCAAATGGCTGATTGCCCTGTGCCTGTGCATTGCCGTCCTGCTGCTGGAGTTTTTGACGTACCACATGGCCTACCGCATCGGTTATGATGAAGGGGCCCTCCATACCCCTCCGGTCGTGATCCAGAAGAGCGATGAAAAGGCCTTCCAGACTTTGTCCCGTTTCATGGCGGACGTGTTTGCCTCACGGGAAAGCCTGGCCGGAATTCTAGACAAACGGGAGGAACGCCTGGCGTGGATCAGGGACCCGGAAGTACGGTCGGAAACGGCCTGGGGGCTGACCCGCGAACTGATCAGCCGCGGCGGCGTGGAGCAGGCGCTTCCCACGGCCAGGGAATTGATTGAGGCGGGCTATGCGGACGGAAAGCGGCAGGTATGGGCTCCCCGCGCTGATGCCGTGGCCCGGGCCCTGCTGGCGGAGCACCAGTACGCGGCCGCCTACGATTATTTGAAAACGGCCGTGGACGGGTATGAAAAGGAGAGCATGGCCGCCGAGCTGGTGAAGGCCCTCCAGACCATGAGTTCCATTGACCAGATATTGAACCGGAATGACCAGGCCAATGGGCTGCTGCAGCGCGCCGTGGAAGCTTCCGCCCGGCTGGGGAGCGACTCTCTTGCCGTGAAGTCCAGGCTTCTGGCCGCCCAGGGCAGGCTGGCCCGCGCGGCGGGCCATATTCCGGAATCGCGGGCCTATTTCAAGGAAGCTCTGGTTCTGTTCCCCCGGGAGCAGGGAAAGACCACGGGGGACCTGGCTCTGGCCAGCATCAGCATGGGAGAAGCCATGCTGGAAGCAGGCAGGAAGGAGGAGGCCCGCGAGCTGTTCCTGAAGGGGCTCACCGGTTCGGAAAACGCCTCCTATCTGCTCAACGACTGCCTGAACGCCCTGCGCGGGCTGGCGCGCATTTCCACGGAGCAGGGTAATTATGAAGAGGCGCTGGCCTACCTTCACCAGGCGGAAGGCGCCGCACGCGGCGTGCTTCCGGCGGATCACGCTTTTTGGGCCGGGCTGTATGACCAGCGCGGATGGGTCAACATCATGCGCAAGGCAGCCCCGGAAGCCCGTGCGGATTTCCTGAAGGCGGTGAGCAACGCGGCGGTCTCTCCCATGATTGCCGCCCAGTCCCGCGAGGGCCTGGGGAAGGCGTGGCTGGACGCCGGGGAAGGGGCAAAGGCGCGGGAAAACCTCCGGCAATCCATCCAGGTCCGGGAATCCAACTTCTCTTCAGACACCCTTTCCCTGGGCAGGGTGTACCATTCCCTGGGAATAGCCAGCGACATGGAAGGGGACCGTGAAGGAGCCCTCCAGGCCTACTCCCGCGCCGTGGACGCCCTGCTGAAATGCGGAGACGGTCCGGAACGGAAGAATTTGCTGGTCCAGTCCTATCTGTGCAAGGCCTACGCCCTGTGCGACGGCGAGCAGTGGCAGGAGGCCGTGGACGCTTTTGAAGCCGTGCTGCCATTGCTGGAAGGAGAACAGAGGTCGGAAAACTACAAGCAGCTGGGCCGCTGTTACGACGAACTGGGAATGACGGCGAAGGCGGATGAATGCTGGAAGGAATCCGGCTTTCCCCGGGTGCGCCGGAGTTCTCCCGTACGCCGGACGGACGGCGGCAGGATATCCTCCCGTCGGTGA
- the xseA gene encoding exodeoxyribonuclease VII large subunit — protein MEFPQETASAPRPITVKQLVYRLRDVVGIAVGTQWVVGELSNVKYHTSGHIYFTLKEQGAEIFCAFFKNAAARCPLRLQEGMKVHVLGNATVYPDRGQLQLVIKEVRAAGMGDLQARFLELKEKLQREGLFDAERKKAIPAFPRSIGIVTSSTGAVIQDMRHVLERRAPWVKAYLLPVRVQGSGAEREIAAAIRAWSHAPHNGLPPVDVLIVGRGGGSIEDLWNFNEEIVARAIHECTVPVISAVGHDTDFTIADFVADLRAPTPTAAAELATPDGPEWLRKLGRMEQALHASARHSLLHARLKLDVYLRGRLLDADSLLAPYAQRLDGMEESLLVSSAFRIQQNSLLINQLEHKLQLSHPRHLNRERAQQLSALQSRLFHAATVRMTAFSSSLALLQARLEAHSPEQTLSRGYALVENEKRQLIRKTDQVHAGEKLKVRVFNGHFFVTADKHQ, from the coding sequence ATGGAATTTCCGCAGGAAACGGCTTCCGCCCCCCGGCCCATCACGGTCAAGCAGCTCGTTTACCGTCTCCGGGACGTGGTCGGCATCGCCGTCGGCACGCAGTGGGTCGTCGGAGAGCTGAGCAACGTCAAGTACCATACCAGCGGGCACATTTATTTTACCCTGAAGGAACAGGGGGCGGAAATTTTCTGCGCTTTTTTCAAGAACGCCGCCGCGCGCTGTCCCCTGCGGCTCCAGGAAGGCATGAAGGTGCACGTGCTGGGGAACGCCACCGTGTACCCGGACCGGGGCCAGCTTCAACTGGTCATCAAGGAGGTGCGGGCCGCCGGCATGGGGGATCTCCAGGCGCGCTTTCTGGAGTTGAAGGAGAAGCTCCAGCGGGAAGGCCTGTTTGACGCGGAAAGAAAAAAAGCCATTCCCGCCTTTCCCCGCTCCATCGGCATCGTCACCTCCTCCACCGGAGCCGTCATCCAGGACATGCGCCACGTGCTGGAGCGCCGCGCCCCCTGGGTGAAGGCGTACCTGCTGCCTGTGCGCGTCCAGGGGAGCGGAGCGGAGCGCGAGATTGCCGCCGCCATCCGGGCATGGTCCCATGCGCCGCACAACGGGCTGCCGCCCGTGGACGTTCTCATCGTGGGCCGCGGGGGCGGTTCCATAGAAGATTTGTGGAATTTTAACGAGGAGATCGTGGCGCGAGCCATCCACGAATGCACCGTTCCCGTTATTTCCGCGGTGGGTCACGACACGGATTTCACCATTGCGGATTTTGTGGCGGACCTGCGGGCGCCCACCCCCACCGCGGCGGCGGAACTCGCTACGCCGGACGGCCCGGAATGGCTCCGCAAACTGGGTAGAATGGAGCAGGCGCTGCACGCTTCCGCACGCCATTCCCTGCTGCACGCCCGACTGAAACTGGACGTTTATCTGCGCGGCAGATTGCTGGATGCAGACTCTCTCCTGGCCCCGTACGCCCAGCGTCTGGACGGGATGGAGGAATCCCTGCTGGTTTCCTCCGCATTCAGGATTCAGCAGAACTCTCTTTTAATCAATCAACTGGAACACAAGCTCCAATTGAGCCATCCCCGCCATCTCAACAGGGAGCGGGCTCAGCAGCTCTCCGCCCTGCAGTCCCGCCTGTTTCATGCCGCAACCGTCAGAATGACGGCGTTTTCATCTTCCCTGGCTCTTTTGCAGGCCAGACTGGAAGCCCACAGTCCCGAACAGACGCTGAGCCGGGGATACGCCCTCGTGGAGAATGAAAAGAGGCAGCTAATCCGGAAAACCGACCAGGTTCATGCCGGAGAAAAGCTGAAAGTCCGTGTCTTCAACGGTCATTTTTTTGTCACGGCCGATAAACATCAATAA
- a CDS encoding AMP-binding protein — protein sequence MAIFGTSHLSDAGDLLIFNKLSHKTLLMFEKELGRDRITYLVEEALPPDAAIAAHLESTKADGILFRAETSDPIALRAAIMERINQGRRVVFLPGPVAHIKGSICQIPPRVMKTLGALHISPVPVYVGFYTSSVLDAEADTDAQADIQIHILPKLAPGAEMAARLTTAWLECSAQAYATLPQLHGSLSALLFRSLKQHSDCRVIDGIDDTSLTYGQLLAISVAFAKRLKKITSNRRVGIILPPGKGAAIANLGCLFAGKTPVNFNYSASESAFSSSVKQSGVDWFITADTFMRKLQNFPWPPQRDLIFMERELPQLKGSAKRWGLAIKFLTAGFMIRKLGLDTPVGGDEAVLMFTSGSSGEPKGVPLTHHNLLANISQCSSRITLAPQSRFLGSLPVFHCFGITIGLWYPMIGGYDMVTYPSPLEAKRLGALIKQYGISLVVTTPTFLRGFMKRCEPDTFKTVRYLIVGAEKLPEDLATAFREKFGTIPCEGYGLTEASPVCSVNFVDPAPSNAAGDFIPGMKKGTVGALLPGIAVRITSPHTGRVVPVTTSGMIWLKGPNIFPGYLGGPEVNRDIFVDGWLKTGDIGSADEYGFLKIEGRVSRFSKIGGEMVPHEALEAAIMNIWNLDPTDDERRIAVVTIPDQAKGEAVALLTTLVTDYVHQARTLIRHGLIDQGLPALWCPKEIIPVEHIPVLPSGKLDLKQCRMLAYEALNIPFEP from the coding sequence CTGCTCATGTTCGAAAAGGAACTGGGCAGGGACCGCATTACCTACCTGGTGGAGGAAGCCCTCCCTCCGGACGCGGCCATTGCGGCCCATCTGGAATCCACCAAGGCGGACGGCATTCTGTTTCGCGCGGAAACCAGCGACCCCATCGCCCTGCGCGCGGCGATCATGGAGCGCATCAACCAGGGGCGCAGGGTGGTTTTCCTGCCCGGCCCTGTGGCGCATATCAAGGGTTCCATCTGCCAAATTCCCCCGCGGGTCATGAAAACCCTGGGAGCCCTGCACATTTCCCCCGTCCCGGTGTATGTGGGTTTTTACACCAGCTCCGTATTGGATGCGGAAGCGGATACGGACGCCCAGGCGGATATCCAGATTCACATTCTTCCCAAGCTGGCTCCGGGAGCCGAAATGGCCGCACGCCTGACCACGGCGTGGCTGGAATGCTCCGCCCAGGCGTATGCCACGCTGCCCCAGCTCCACGGCTCCCTTTCCGCCCTGCTGTTCCGCAGCCTCAAGCAGCATTCGGACTGCCGGGTGATTGACGGAATTGACGACACCTCCCTGACGTACGGCCAGCTTCTGGCCATTTCCGTGGCCTTCGCCAAACGGCTGAAGAAAATTACCTCCAACCGGAGGGTAGGCATCATCCTGCCGCCGGGCAAGGGGGCGGCTATTGCCAACCTGGGCTGCCTGTTTGCGGGCAAGACCCCGGTCAACTTCAATTATTCCGCCTCGGAAAGCGCTTTTTCCAGTTCCGTGAAGCAGTCCGGCGTGGACTGGTTCATCACGGCGGATACCTTCATGCGCAAGCTCCAGAATTTTCCCTGGCCCCCCCAGAGAGACCTGATTTTCATGGAGCGCGAACTTCCCCAGCTCAAAGGCTCCGCCAAGCGGTGGGGACTGGCCATCAAGTTCCTGACGGCCGGGTTCATGATCAGGAAGCTGGGGCTGGACACACCCGTGGGCGGGGATGAAGCCGTGCTGATGTTTACTTCCGGTTCTTCCGGGGAACCCAAGGGGGTACCCCTTACCCACCACAACCTGCTGGCCAATATTTCCCAGTGTTCCTCCCGCATCACGCTGGCCCCGCAGAGCAGATTCCTGGGCAGTCTGCCCGTGTTCCACTGCTTCGGCATCACCATCGGCCTGTGGTACCCCATGATCGGCGGGTACGACATGGTCACCTACCCTTCCCCGCTGGAGGCCAAACGCCTGGGAGCTCTGATCAAGCAGTACGGCATCAGCCTGGTGGTCACCACCCCCACCTTCCTGCGCGGCTTCATGAAGCGGTGCGAACCGGATACTTTCAAGACGGTCCGCTACCTGATCGTGGGCGCGGAAAAGCTGCCGGAAGACCTCGCCACCGCCTTCCGGGAAAAATTCGGCACCATCCCGTGTGAAGGATACGGCCTGACGGAGGCATCCCCCGTCTGTTCCGTCAATTTTGTGGACCCCGCCCCGTCCAATGCCGCCGGAGATTTCATCCCCGGCATGAAAAAGGGAACCGTAGGCGCGCTGCTACCCGGCATTGCCGTACGCATCACCAGCCCGCACACGGGCCGCGTGGTACCCGTGACCACTTCCGGCATGATCTGGCTGAAAGGGCCGAATATTTTCCCCGGCTATCTGGGAGGACCGGAAGTGAACAGGGACATTTTCGTGGACGGCTGGCTGAAGACCGGAGACATCGGTTCCGCGGACGAATACGGCTTTTTGAAAATAGAGGGGCGCGTTTCTCGCTTTTCCAAGATAGGCGGGGAAATGGTCCCCCATGAAGCGCTGGAAGCAGCCATCATGAATATCTGGAACCTGGACCCCACGGACGACGAACGGAGAATTGCCGTGGTCACTATTCCGGACCAGGCCAAAGGGGAAGCCGTGGCCCTGCTGACCACCCTGGTGACGGATTACGTGCACCAGGCGCGCACCCTGATCCGGCACGGCCTGATCGACCAGGGGCTGCCCGCCCTGTGGTGCCCCAAGGAGATCATCCCCGTGGAGCATATCCCGGTGCTGCCCTCCGGCAAACTGGACCTGAAGCAGTGCAGGATGCTGGCCTACGAGGCGCTGAACATTCCCTTTGAACCGTAA